From Proteiniborus sp. MB09-C3, the proteins below share one genomic window:
- a CDS encoding DUF1836 domain-containing protein yields MKVPEEKLHELVEEISLFNEIDIRDIPCIDLYMDQVTTFFDDRLGHLKRDEKDSILTKTMINNYTKDKIIIPPKSKKYGKDHMILLILIYNLKQILSINDIKSLLMPLTKEIIANDNISLEEIYSAFIEIKKEELSSFHEDFENRFSSIKEKLLERNKEEYPKLELLLLVLSLITQAYSQKRLAEKIIDTYFNQPK; encoded by the coding sequence ATGAAAGTACCAGAAGAAAAGCTACATGAGCTTGTAGAAGAAATATCTTTGTTTAATGAAATTGATATAAGAGACATTCCCTGCATAGACCTCTACATGGATCAGGTCACTACCTTTTTTGATGATAGGCTTGGTCATTTAAAAAGAGATGAGAAGGATTCTATACTGACTAAGACCATGATAAATAATTATACTAAAGATAAAATTATTATACCACCTAAGAGCAAAAAATATGGTAAGGACCACATGATTTTACTTATACTAATATATAATCTAAAACAAATATTATCTATAAATGATATTAAATCCTTACTCATGCCGCTGACTAAAGAAATTATAGCAAATGATAATATTTCTCTAGAAGAAATATATTCTGCTTTCATTGAAATAAAAAAAGAGGAACTAAGTAGCTTCCATGAAGACTTCGAAAATAGATTTTCAAGCATTAAAGAGAAATTATTAGAAAGAAATAAAGAAGAGTATCCTAAACTTGAACTTCTTTTATTAGTTCTTTCATTAATTACACAAGCATATTCTCAAAAAAGGCTTGCAGAGAAAATAATTGATACCTATTTTAATCAGCCAAAGTAA
- a CDS encoding ABC transporter permease, whose translation MIKKLGLTFEKMYKRPFYRVLVFIFGILSLPFVFIKHMKNKQNNDYSKLRGSIYERLEKDGVKDEIYNNAKEQLKNKQSFFKKELSAEEFERQVKDITNKQFNEIIDNELNIVSRQNQVSDVTFCNTFIEMFSNKLFLAASIILSFPMYILILIFSNPYSKYIVERLFMMVFVIFGVTWLVFTIMYLSPMDPATNILGQTATPDQVAQFNSIYGLDQPYHIQLLNTFKNLFSFDLGKSYVGNEDVLSAILRKFPITLQLTFASLLVAILIAIPSGIISAIKQYSSFDYMFMLFALLGLSIPNFWLGLILILNFSIKLKWLPATFVVGNWKTLIMPSIVLGTGLAASVARMTRSSMLEVKNMDYITTARAKGLNEKKVITKHILGNAMIPIVTVIGLQFGGMLGGAAVTEKVFNINGIGSFIVDKQFIPDIPIVLAGVVYVAVIISLANLIVDIMYSFLDPRIKSKMKSY comes from the coding sequence TTGATTAAAAAACTCGGATTGACATTTGAGAAAATGTATAAACGTCCTTTTTACAGAGTCTTGGTATTCATATTTGGAATTCTTTCTCTTCCGTTTGTTTTTATCAAGCATATGAAAAACAAACAAAATAATGATTATTCTAAGTTAAGAGGAAGTATTTATGAGAGGCTTGAAAAAGATGGCGTTAAAGATGAAATATATAATAATGCTAAAGAACAACTTAAGAACAAACAGTCATTTTTCAAGAAAGAATTAAGCGCAGAAGAATTTGAACGTCAAGTCAAGGATATTACAAATAAGCAGTTTAATGAAATTATTGATAATGAATTAAATATAGTATCTAGACAGAACCAAGTAAGTGATGTTACTTTTTGCAATACTTTTATAGAGATGTTTAGTAATAAATTATTTCTTGCTGCTTCAATAATTCTTTCTTTTCCAATGTATATATTGATTTTGATTTTTAGCAATCCTTATTCAAAATATATTGTTGAAAGACTTTTTATGATGGTATTTGTAATATTTGGTGTTACTTGGTTGGTGTTTACAATAATGTACTTATCACCAATGGATCCTGCTACTAACATATTAGGACAAACAGCAACACCAGATCAAGTTGCGCAGTTCAATAGCATTTATGGATTAGATCAGCCTTACCATATTCAGCTTTTGAACACTTTTAAAAATTTATTTTCATTTGATTTAGGGAAATCCTACGTAGGAAATGAGGATGTATTGTCAGCAATATTAAGAAAATTCCCTATAACATTACAGTTGACATTTGCATCTCTTTTAGTTGCAATTTTAATTGCAATACCTTCGGGAATTATTTCTGCAATAAAACAATATTCTTCATTTGACTATATGTTTATGCTGTTCGCTTTGTTAGGATTATCCATACCAAATTTCTGGTTGGGATTAATTTTAATATTGAATTTTTCAATTAAATTGAAATGGCTACCAGCCACATTTGTTGTAGGAAATTGGAAAACGCTTATTATGCCAAGTATTGTTTTAGGTACAGGTCTAGCTGCCAGCGTAGCTAGGATGACCAGATCTTCTATGCTAGAGGTAAAAAATATGGATTATATTACAACAGCTCGTGCAAAAGGACTAAATGAAAAAAAGGTCATTACAAAGCATATTCTTGGCAATGCTATGATACCTATAGTTACAGTTATAGGATTACAATTTGGTGGTATGCTTGGAGGAGCTGCTGTTACAGAGAAAGTATTTAACATCAATGGTATTGGTAGCTTCATAGTAGACAAGCAGTTTATTCCTGACATACCTATTGTTTTAGCAGGTGTAGTATATGTTGCAGTAATCATAAGTTTAGCTAATCTAATAGTTGATATTATGTATTCATTTTTGGATCCAAGAATTAAATCCAAAATGAAATCCTATTAA
- a CDS encoding ABC transporter permease, which produces MVNKQYQKRIEHRKLNSFQEYKTSTLAWGASLLLFLVIFLSSIDIASGEINYLSMAVSAVFLASGIIQYLVTLKVKKEILKYDDIKRSTRIIGYFLIPFAVTGNFFMAIAGFTLIKKEKTIEYTLCIYSILTSFTIMLISALNLFKEYVSNTFMLGMGVLLGITLFYVFTMLMVSKYVNGKHVDKKLIPVAIPLILSIFIGNVFAFILGLIIISKVRHKDEEISIEWIDVLRRLFRNYMSVLGMFVVTLLISLSICSYLTFDYSIAIDNNYSAILLSPSLEYPFGTDNYGRCVFTRIVFGARISLVVGLISTLVPIVIGGILGAVSGYYGKRVDNIIMRLLDVLYAVPGMLLAIAIVAAFGANTMNLILALSIGSIPMYARTVRATVMSIANQEFVEAAKACGAKDFTIIFKHILPNSMAPIIVRATLGIGGAVLSTSSLSYLGLGVEPHIPEWGNILKIGSAYLETSPYLAIFPGLAIILIVLAFNYFGDGLRDALDPKLK; this is translated from the coding sequence ATGGTAAATAAACAATATCAGAAAAGAATTGAACATAGGAAATTAAATAGTTTTCAAGAGTATAAAACTTCCACACTTGCGTGGGGAGCATCCTTATTGTTATTTTTAGTTATTTTTCTTTCAAGCATAGATATAGCAAGCGGTGAGATAAATTATCTATCTATGGCTGTATCTGCTGTGTTTTTGGCATCTGGTATCATCCAATATCTAGTCACTTTGAAAGTCAAGAAAGAGATATTGAAATATGATGATATTAAACGCTCAACAAGAATAATAGGATATTTTCTTATCCCATTTGCAGTGACAGGAAACTTTTTCATGGCAATAGCTGGATTTACATTGATTAAGAAGGAAAAAACTATTGAGTACACTCTTTGCATATACTCTATATTGACTTCTTTTACAATTATGCTTATTTCGGCATTGAATTTATTCAAAGAATATGTATCTAACACATTTATGTTAGGTATGGGTGTACTGCTTGGTATTACTTTATTTTATGTATTCACCATGCTTATGGTATCAAAGTATGTTAATGGAAAACATGTTGATAAAAAACTGATACCTGTTGCAATACCTCTTATTCTTAGTATTTTCATTGGTAATGTATTTGCATTTATTTTAGGATTGATAATTATAAGTAAAGTAAGACATAAAGATGAGGAAATATCTATTGAATGGATTGATGTTCTAAGAAGATTATTCAGAAACTATATGTCAGTCTTAGGAATGTTTGTAGTGACACTGCTTATTTCATTATCTATCTGTAGCTACCTAACATTTGATTATTCTATTGCAATAGATAATAATTATTCAGCTATACTTTTATCGCCTTCTCTAGAGTATCCTTTTGGTACAGATAATTACGGCAGATGTGTGTTTACAAGAATTGTATTTGGTGCTAGGATTTCTTTAGTTGTAGGTCTGATTTCTACATTAGTACCTATTGTCATTGGTGGTATTTTAGGAGCAGTGTCAGGTTATTATGGAAAGAGAGTAGACAACATCATTATGAGACTGCTGGATGTGCTTTATGCTGTTCCAGGAATGCTATTGGCAATTGCCATAGTAGCTGCTTTTGGAGCTAATACGATGAATTTGATTTTGGCACTAAGTATTGGTTCTATACCTATGTACGCGAGAACTGTGAGGGCAACAGTTATGAGTATTGCCAACCAAGAGTTTGTAGAGGCAGCGAAAGCCTGTGGAGCAAAAGACTTTACCATAATATTCAAGCATATTTTACCGAACTCTATGGCACCTATTATCGTAAGAGCAACCTTAGGGATAGGAGGAGCCGTACTATCTACTAGTTCTTTGAGCTATCTAGGGTTAGGAGTTGAGCCACATATTCCAGAGTGGGGAAATATTCTTAAGATAGGAAGTGCTTATCTTGAGACAAGCCCATATTTGGCTATTTTCCCAGGGCTAGCAATTATACTAATTGTTTTGGCTTTTAACTACTTTGGTGACGGTCTTAGAGATGCTTTAGATCCTAAGTTAAAGTAA
- a CDS encoding DegV family protein, protein MKFKIIADSCCDFNEELRESVNINLVPLTIHIGDRVYVDDMNLDKKELLRVMSASETAPQTASPSPGDFIREYEDGENVFVVTLSSMLSSTHNHAMMAKKIVLEDLPNKFIHVFDSLSASVGETLVSLKILETLKNEQDPPKIVERVNEYIKSMKTFFVLESLENLIKSGRISSLKGKLASLLSIKPIMRGTENGEIALVENVRGSKKALKRLVDVIGEQGEKLEDRILGIAHCNCLEKAMKFKEEVQQRYNFKDIIIVETAGISTVYANDGGLIIAF, encoded by the coding sequence ATGAAATTTAAGATTATTGCTGATAGCTGTTGTGATTTTAATGAAGAATTACGGGAATCTGTAAATATTAATCTAGTTCCATTAACTATACACATAGGTGATAGGGTATATGTAGATGATATGAATTTAGATAAAAAAGAACTGTTAAGGGTAATGAGCGCTTCTGAAACTGCTCCTCAGACTGCAAGCCCTTCTCCAGGAGATTTTATTAGAGAATATGAAGATGGAGAAAATGTATTTGTAGTCACTTTATCTTCTATGCTAAGCAGTACTCATAATCATGCCATGATGGCAAAGAAAATAGTCTTGGAGGACTTACCAAATAAATTTATTCATGTTTTTGATTCCCTCAGTGCATCTGTTGGAGAGACTTTAGTAAGTCTAAAGATACTAGAAACTTTAAAAAATGAACAGGACCCTCCTAAAATAGTTGAAAGAGTAAACGAATATATAAAAAGTATGAAGACCTTTTTTGTTCTAGAATCTCTTGAGAATTTAATTAAGTCAGGAAGAATAAGCTCGCTAAAGGGAAAATTAGCTTCACTTCTTTCAATAAAGCCAATTATGAGAGGAACTGAAAATGGTGAAATTGCTTTAGTGGAAAATGTAAGAGGCTCTAAGAAAGCTTTAAAAAGGCTAGTAGATGTAATAGGAGAGCAGGGAGAAAAGCTTGAAGATAGGATTTTAGGCATAGCTCACTGTAATTGTTTGGAAAAGGCTATGAAATTCAAGGAAGAGGTTCAGCAAAGATATAACTTTAAGGATATTATAATAGTAGAAACAGCAGGGATCAGTACAGTATATGCAAATGATGGAGGTCTAATCATAGCATTCTAA
- a CDS encoding ABC transporter substrate-binding protein: MKKTVALFLVAVLMLGVLSGCNVKTKDQANDGNADNSAANGQPVDITILSMSSNEKDVNIVRDQLSKAGFNVKLNIQPDYGSFTGQKDAGNYDLAISGWTTVTGNPDYAVRSIFTTGGDYNDYGLSDPDLDRLVDEAATQTPEEYVKTYKELEKILVEDNAYIIPLYSNYKSQAINQEVLKLDSVRLSKSRSLPWEELDFIDESKRTTEPFLFSQTMPSLTSLDPIKGNDGSINIINTNQYVRLVNLTDDDEVTSEGSLSYNHAIGEGNQEYYFILRDDVRFAKVVDKKAVDSGELVAAEDVVFSMNRAKDKDSVPDHRTYSLHSSMDKIEIVTDIEELETKKASGKDITIKEALEKDLQNPIKEIVADKKDVKNADGKYQVVKVTTNKPFPQVLNYLAHQSAGIVSKAQVEAINTYDVATYDRNKDIAYGDQTTITEGATYNNTLATSGPYIAVYKNDYEVVFEKNPGYMQGTKHEPKISKVVVKFIKDADSSLSAFRSGEVHVLYSVPEDKYSLIENDPKFFLQKRPSNGVSYAFFNLKGSSKFSDANLRKAVLYSINQDEFLAVYNNLKIKAYSTVSTLVDTGNIHNADPAKAKEFLNKYWESQK, encoded by the coding sequence ATGAAAAAAACAGTAGCTTTATTTCTAGTTGCAGTATTGATGCTAGGAGTACTATCAGGTTGTAATGTAAAGACAAAAGACCAAGCAAATGACGGCAATGCAGATAACTCTGCTGCAAATGGACAACCAGTTGACATTACAATACTATCTATGAGCTCTAATGAAAAGGATGTTAATATAGTAAGAGACCAGCTTTCTAAGGCAGGCTTTAATGTTAAGCTAAATATACAACCAGACTATGGTAGCTTTACTGGTCAAAAAGATGCAGGTAACTATGACCTAGCAATATCAGGCTGGACTACAGTCACAGGAAACCCTGACTATGCTGTAAGATCTATATTTACAACAGGTGGAGATTATAACGATTATGGTCTATCAGATCCAGATCTTGACAGACTTGTAGATGAGGCTGCTACTCAAACACCTGAAGAATATGTTAAGACTTATAAAGAGCTTGAAAAAATACTTGTAGAAGATAATGCTTACATTATTCCTCTATATTCAAATTACAAGAGCCAAGCTATAAACCAAGAAGTGTTAAAGCTAGATAGCGTTAGATTAAGCAAATCTCGTTCACTACCATGGGAAGAGCTTGATTTTATTGATGAGTCAAAAAGAACAACAGAACCATTTTTATTTAGCCAAACTATGCCTTCACTTACTTCTTTAGACCCTATAAAAGGTAATGATGGTTCTATCAATATCATTAATACTAACCAATATGTTAGATTAGTTAACCTTACAGATGACGACGAAGTAACTTCAGAAGGTTCTTTATCTTATAATCATGCTATAGGAGAAGGTAATCAAGAGTATTACTTTATTTTAAGAGATGACGTAAGATTTGCTAAAGTAGTAGATAAAAAAGCAGTTGATTCTGGTGAACTTGTAGCTGCAGAAGATGTTGTTTTCTCAATGAACAGAGCAAAAGATAAAGACTCAGTTCCTGATCACAGAACATACAGCTTACACTCAAGCATGGATAAAATTGAAATAGTTACTGATATTGAAGAATTAGAAACTAAAAAAGCATCTGGTAAAGATATAACTATAAAGGAAGCTTTAGAAAAAGATTTACAAAACCCAATCAAAGAAATTGTAGCTGATAAAAAGGATGTTAAAAATGCAGATGGAAAGTATCAAGTAGTTAAAGTAACTACTAACAAACCATTCCCACAAGTATTGAACTACCTAGCACATCAATCAGCAGGTATTGTTTCTAAAGCTCAAGTAGAAGCTATAAATACTTATGATGTAGCTACTTATGATAGAAACAAGGATATAGCTTATGGTGACCAAACTACTATAACTGAAGGTGCAACATATAACAATACTTTAGCTACTAGTGGACCATATATTGCTGTTTACAAGAATGACTATGAAGTAGTATTTGAAAAGAACCCTGGATATATGCAAGGAACAAAGCATGAACCTAAGATATCAAAAGTAGTTGTTAAATTCATTAAAGATGCTGACAGTTCACTTTCAGCATTTAGAAGTGGAGAAGTTCATGTATTATACAGTGTTCCTGAAGATAAATATTCATTAATAGAAAATGATCCTAAATTCTTCCTTCAAAAGAGACCTAGTAATGGAGTTTCTTATGCATTCTTTAACTTGAAAGGAAGCAGCAAATTCTCTGATGCTAACTTAAGAAAAGCAGTTCTATACAGCATCAATCAAGATGAATTTTTAGCTGTATATAACAACTTAAAGATTAAAGCTTATTCTACAGTTTCTACATTGGTAGATACTGGTAATATCCACAATGCAGATCCTGCAAAAGCAAAAGAATTCTTAAACAAATACTGGGAAAGCCAAAAGTAG
- a CDS encoding PLP-dependent cysteine synthase family protein — MCSECLNSQIDNLSGMVGNTPLLEIKLKYKNEERTIYAKAEHYNLTGSIKDRMALHILKKSYELGRLKPEDTIVEATSGNTGIAFSAIGRALGHRVTIFMPDWMSQERINLMKSYGADVQLVSKEEGGFLGSIDKADELAEKNANVFLPHQFSNTDNCEAHYRTTGPEIWHQLQEIGIKPDGMVAGVGTGGTIMGAGGYLKEKNPDIKLFPLEPANSPTLSTGHQVGKHRIQGISDEFIPSIVKLEKLDDIIHVDDGDSIIMAQKLAARLGLGVGISSGANLLGAIIAQNKLGKDSVIVTVFSDDNKKYLSTDLMREEPVKEGFLSPDIELLSVKAHKRVCTTCRD; from the coding sequence ATGTGTTCTGAATGCTTAAACAGCCAAATTGATAATTTATCTGGGATGGTTGGAAACACTCCTTTACTGGAAATCAAACTAAAGTATAAAAATGAAGAACGTACAATTTATGCCAAAGCTGAGCATTATAATTTAACAGGTAGCATTAAAGACAGAATGGCTTTACACATTTTAAAAAAATCTTATGAGCTTGGCAGATTGAAGCCAGAAGATACAATAGTCGAAGCAACTAGCGGAAATACAGGTATTGCTTTTTCTGCAATAGGTAGGGCGTTAGGGCATAGGGTAACTATTTTTATGCCTGATTGGATGAGTCAAGAAAGAATAAATCTAATGAAAAGCTATGGAGCTGATGTTCAATTAGTTAGCAAAGAAGAAGGCGGTTTTTTAGGCAGTATTGATAAAGCAGATGAGCTTGCTGAAAAAAATGCAAACGTTTTCTTACCTCATCAATTTTCAAATACAGATAATTGCGAGGCTCATTATAGAACAACTGGACCAGAAATATGGCACCAGCTTCAAGAGATTGGCATCAAGCCAGATGGAATGGTAGCAGGAGTAGGAACAGGTGGTACTATTATGGGAGCTGGTGGATATCTAAAAGAAAAAAATCCAGATATTAAGCTTTTTCCATTAGAGCCAGCTAATTCACCTACGTTATCTACTGGTCATCAAGTAGGTAAGCATAGAATACAAGGTATATCAGATGAATTCATTCCTTCTATAGTAAAGCTAGAGAAGTTAGATGATATAATCCATGTTGATGATGGAGATTCAATTATTATGGCTCAAAAGCTAGCTGCTAGACTAGGATTAGGAGTAGGAATTTCTTCTGGGGCTAATTTACTAGGAGCCATTATTGCGCAAAACAAGCTAGGAAAGGACAGTGTAATAGTTACTGTCTTCTCTGATGATAATAAAAAGTACTTAAGCACTGATTTAATGAGAGAAGAGCCTGTTAAAGAAGGCTTCCTTTCTCCGGATATAGAGCTATTAAGTGTAAAGGCTCATAAACGTGTATGTACTACATGCCGTGATTAA
- a CDS encoding dipeptide ABC transporter ATP-binding protein, with the protein MRPLLEVKNLKKYFSVPNGHLHAVDNVSLAIKEGETLGIVGESGCGKSTLGRVILRLHEPTSGNVIYDGMDITTFNKEEMRQMRKHMQIIFQDPYASLNPRFTISQIIEEPLKLHNMYKNDKERKERVEGLMEYVGLSKRAYNLYPHEFDGGRRQRVVIARALSIGPKFIVCDEPVSALDVSVQAQILNLMMELQEKFGLTYIFISHDLSVVKHISDNIGVMYLGQLIEKAPKKDIFKQPLHPYTIALLSAIPSTNIKVKKKKIILKGEIVSPINPKPGCRFSVRCPFATEQCAQENPPFMEVEEEHFVACFRYKEIQNGTLHYDTK; encoded by the coding sequence ATGAGGCCTTTGTTGGAAGTCAAAAACTTAAAAAAATATTTTAGTGTACCTAATGGACATTTACATGCAGTTGATAATGTTAGCTTAGCAATCAAAGAAGGGGAGACCTTAGGCATTGTTGGAGAATCAGGATGTGGTAAAAGTACTCTAGGAAGAGTTATCCTTCGTTTACACGAGCCTACCTCTGGAAATGTTATATATGATGGAATGGATATTACAACATTTAATAAAGAGGAAATGCGTCAGATGAGAAAGCATATGCAGATTATCTTCCAAGATCCTTATGCCTCTCTAAATCCGAGGTTTACAATATCGCAGATTATTGAGGAGCCTTTGAAGCTGCACAATATGTATAAAAATGACAAGGAAAGAAAAGAACGAGTTGAGGGTCTTATGGAATATGTAGGTTTGTCTAAGCGTGCTTATAACCTGTATCCACATGAATTTGATGGTGGAAGACGTCAGCGTGTTGTTATAGCAAGAGCACTATCCATAGGTCCAAAGTTTATTGTTTGTGATGAGCCTGTAAGTGCGTTAGATGTTTCTGTGCAAGCACAAATATTAAATCTAATGATGGAACTTCAAGAGAAATTTGGACTTACTTACATTTTTATATCTCATGATTTATCAGTTGTTAAGCATATCTCCGATAATATCGGTGTTATGTACCTAGGACAGCTTATAGAAAAAGCTCCTAAGAAGGATATATTTAAGCAGCCTCTACATCCGTATACTATTGCCTTACTATCAGCTATACCTTCTACTAATATTAAGGTTAAGAAAAAGAAGATTATTCTTAAAGGGGAGATAGTATCACCTATTAATCCTAAGCCTGGATGTAGATTTTCTGTTAGATGTCCATTTGCAACAGAGCAATGTGCTCAAGAAAATCCACCATTTATGGAGGTCGAAGAGGAGCATTTTGTAGCTTGCTTCAGATATAAAGAGATTCAGAATGGGACACTACACTATGATACCAAATAA
- a CDS encoding ABC transporter ATP-binding protein — MDNNILEIKNLHVHYITEDETVKAVNGVNLSLKQGESLGLVGETGAGKTTTALSIMQLVPYPPGVITDGEILFEGKNLIYNTDKENQQMRGYGISMIFQDPMTSLNPIMTIGEQLVEVVLAHKKVSKEEAKKQVIELLKIVGVKEDRFNDYPHQFSGGMKQRVVITMALLCNPKLLIADEPTTALDVTIQAQVLDIIHDLQRKYNMSMILITHDLGVVAETCDKVAIMYAGEIVETGTIEEVYTNAKHPYTRGLFESIPKLDEDSEKLIPIPGSTPNAAALPTGCYFHPRCKHRQEICEKVSPPVKGQSHLYKCHFSLFEKEQ, encoded by the coding sequence TTGGATAATAATATATTAGAAATTAAAAATCTTCATGTTCATTATATTACAGAAGATGAAACAGTTAAGGCAGTGAATGGTGTGAACCTATCCTTAAAGCAAGGAGAAAGCTTAGGTCTAGTAGGTGAAACAGGTGCTGGTAAAACTACTACAGCATTATCTATAATGCAATTGGTGCCATATCCTCCTGGTGTAATCACAGATGGTGAAATATTATTCGAAGGTAAAAACCTTATTTACAATACAGATAAAGAAAATCAGCAAATGAGAGGGTATGGTATCTCTATGATATTTCAGGATCCTATGACTTCTCTAAATCCAATAATGACTATCGGAGAACAACTGGTAGAGGTTGTTTTAGCCCATAAAAAGGTTAGTAAAGAAGAGGCAAAAAAACAGGTAATAGAGCTATTAAAGATTGTAGGCGTTAAAGAAGATAGATTTAATGATTATCCTCACCAGTTTTCAGGTGGTATGAAGCAAAGAGTAGTTATTACCATGGCACTTTTATGTAATCCAAAGTTATTGATTGCAGATGAGCCTACTACAGCTTTAGATGTGACTATACAAGCTCAGGTTCTAGATATTATTCATGACCTGCAACGAAAGTATAATATGTCTATGATTCTAATAACTCATGATTTAGGTGTTGTTGCTGAAACCTGTGATAAGGTTGCTATTATGTATGCTGGTGAAATAGTAGAGACAGGTACTATAGAAGAGGTATATACAAATGCTAAGCATCCTTATACTAGAGGTTTATTCGAATCAATACCAAAGCTAGATGAAGATAGTGAGAAGTTGATACCTATTCCTGGTAGCACTCCTAATGCTGCAGCATTGCCAACAGGATGTTATTTCCATCCGAGATGTAAGCATAGACAGGAAATTTGCGAGAAGGTTTCGCCACCTGTTAAAGGACAGTCACATTTATATAAATGTCATTTTTCATTATTTGAAAAGGAGCAATAA